Proteins encoded together in one Prosthecobacter debontii window:
- the sbcD gene encoding exonuclease subunit SbcD produces MRMLHTADWHLGARLIERERLEEHAAFLTWLLEVLRAERIDVLLISGDVFDAANPPQNAIALYFDFIRRLAELKTVKTVITGGNHDSASHLNAPRDLLRHFDVHVFGHASHPHLVDLGDVVVAAVPFLRERDLRQATPGETLQTVHDHIRSAIRDHYATQLHAARELAQARPIIAMGHLTALGATASDSERDIHIGNLGAVGADVFAGFDYTALGHLHRPQKVGGLEHVRYSGSPLALSFSEAADAKSVAMVEIAPQANGLTIELLPIPTPRQLNRVKVNRATLTEDLALVPAGCWAEVTVKMDSPEPDLDRHVREAATGRFEVLKVLADLPASESAPWLVTVPALHDLQPRDVFRELLKDKQIENEELEPVFDELLALHEAASLS; encoded by the coding sequence ATGCGCATGCTTCACACCGCAGATTGGCACCTCGGCGCCCGGCTCATTGAGCGGGAGCGGCTGGAGGAGCATGCGGCTTTTCTGACGTGGCTGTTGGAAGTGTTGCGTGCGGAACGCATCGACGTCCTGCTGATCAGTGGAGATGTCTTTGATGCCGCCAATCCGCCGCAGAATGCCATCGCCCTGTATTTCGATTTCATCCGACGGCTGGCAGAGTTGAAGACGGTTAAGACCGTCATCACCGGAGGCAATCACGACTCCGCCTCTCACCTCAATGCGCCGCGTGATCTTCTGCGCCACTTTGATGTGCATGTCTTTGGTCATGCCAGCCATCCTCACCTCGTCGATCTCGGGGATGTCGTCGTGGCCGCCGTGCCTTTCCTGCGTGAGCGGGATCTGCGCCAAGCCACGCCGGGAGAAACTCTCCAGACCGTGCATGACCATATCCGCTCTGCCATCCGCGATCACTATGCGACCCAACTCCATGCCGCACGTGAGCTCGCTCAGGCACGCCCCATCATCGCCATGGGGCACCTCACCGCATTGGGCGCCACCGCCAGCGATAGCGAGCGCGACATCCACATCGGCAATCTCGGTGCTGTGGGGGCCGATGTCTTCGCCGGGTTTGATTACACGGCGTTAGGCCATCTGCATCGTCCTCAGAAAGTCGGTGGCCTTGAGCACGTGCGCTACAGTGGATCCCCCCTTGCGCTCAGCTTCTCAGAAGCTGCGGATGCCAAGTCCGTCGCCATGGTGGAGATCGCCCCCCAAGCAAACGGCCTGACGATCGAACTCCTGCCCATTCCCACCCCACGTCAGCTCAATCGTGTGAAGGTCAATCGCGCCACGCTCACCGAAGATCTCGCCCTGGTGCCTGCGGGATGCTGGGCGGAAGTCACCGTAAAAATGGATTCCCCTGAACCGGATCTGGATCGCCATGTCCGCGAGGCTGCGACAGGCCGATTTGAAGTGCTCAAAGTCCTGGCCGATCTCCCCGCTTCTGAGTCGGCACCATGGCTCGTCACCGTCCCGGCTCTTCACGATCTGCAACCCCGCGATGTCTTCCGCGAGTTGCTGAAAGACAAGCAAATCGAGAACGAGGAACTGGAGCCCGTGTTTGATGAGTTGTTAGCGCTTCACGAAGCTGCCTCCCTATCATAA